In Mytilus edulis chromosome 6, xbMytEdul2.2, whole genome shotgun sequence, the following proteins share a genomic window:
- the LOC139527730 gene encoding collagen alpha-6(VI) chain-like isoform X1 codes for MRTVSRDCIMYILICIGLLMTTHVAARSALHKMCDSPVDIVFVLDTSASIGPINFAKQINFIHDVVDMLNIGPGTRQSRVAAVSFSSNVVFEFGFTDDQNKGDVLNAVDKINYVSGSSTRTYLGLEYVHKTVFATGNGERPGIANVVVVLTDGNTNPGHAPITGLEGKQLTQTEASDIRSLPAYVFAIGIGSGVDKTEINGIASTPSDTFSILVDSYDVLDTSVIKNTVLTRVCEVVPPPAPPAPTKPPQRDDPACFKKKADVFFIVDTSSSLNVFENVKKELNFVGDVIEAFDVGSDQVRVGMMTFSNDPEMLFQLVDFKTKEEIAKVLMEMNANDWKGGNTFMDKALRLLMKEGLSTSHGSRYGVPQIAVIITDGRATDRKEFEKAVNELRQTNYLVFAIGVGPKRDPVELKKIASDSSRVFEVENVQSLEAIRQELVVKLCEQGDQPAPPVVTCEGAQADVIFVADSSRSIGSAAFNELKKFAVDVVKRFTVSLSDIQVGLIIFGNDTNFEFTLGSYRDQDEVLKAISNVKYLRGMQLTYTNKALNLLTQQGFSNMNGGRGGKIPKIAILITDGEPTDIEATRIAAEKGKKEGIIIFAIGVGQYIDQTGLDIMASSPTETHSFAVDNYAALSSIEESLAERTCTAAKKTTQG; via the exons ATGCGCACAGTATCCAGAGACTGCATAATGTATATCCTAATATGCATTGGTCTTCTTATGACGACTCAT gTTGCGGCTCGATCAG CCCTACATAAGATGTGTGATTCTCCTGTAGATATTGTGTTTGTACTTGACACGTCCGCCAGCATAGGGCCAATTAATTTTGCCAAACAAATCAACTTTATACACGATGTTGTTGATATGTTAAACATCGGACCCGGGACAAGACAGAGTCGAGTAGCTGCTGTTTCGTTCAGTAGCAATGTGGTATTCGAGTTCGGCTTCACTGATGACCAGAATAAAGGGGATGTCCTGAATGCCGTTGACAAAATAAATTATGTATCCGGATCGTCGACTAGAACCTACTTGGGCTTGGAATACGTCCATAAAACAGTTTTTGCAACTGGTAATGGCGAGAGGCCCGGCATAGCGAATGTTGTAGTAGTCCTAACTGACGGCAACACAAACCCTGGCCATGCTCCAATAACTGGTCTGGAAGGGAAACAACTAACTCAAACTGAAGCGTCTGATATAAGAAGCCTACCAGCGTACGTTTTTGCCATAGGAATTGGAAGTGGGGTGGATAAAACCGAGATAAACGGGATAGCATCCACACCATCGGACACATTCAGTATTTTAGTTGATTCCTATGACGTCCTCGATACATCAGTTATCAAGAACACAGTTTTAACCAGGGTTTGTGAAG ttgtACCTCCACCTGCTCCACCAGCTCCAACAAAGCCACCACAGAGAGACGACCCAG CATGCTTCAAGAAAAAAGCTGATGTATTTTTCATTGTTGATACATCATCCAGTCTGAACgtatttgaaaatgttaaaaaggaaCTTAATTTTGTGGGAGATGTAATAGAAGCTTTTGACGTTGGATCTGATCAGGTGAGGGTAGGAATGATGACCTTTAGTAATGACCCGGAAATGTTATTCCAATTAGTTGATTTCAAAACAAAAGAGGAAATCGCTAAAGTACTAATGGAGATGAATGCCAATGATTGGAAGGGAGGTAATACGTTTATGGATAAAGCTTTAAGGCTTTTAATGAAAGAAGGACTATCAACGTCACATGGCAGCCGTTATGGTGTTCCACAGATAGCCGTAATAATCACTGACGGGAGAGCGACAGATCGAAAGGAGTTTGAAAAGGCAGTCAATGAGTTACGGCAAACAAATTATTTAGTATTTGCCATAG GTGTTGGACCTAAACGTGATCCTGTTGAGTTGAAGAAAATTGCGTCTGACTCATCACGTGTTTTTGAAGTAGAAAATGTACAAAGTTTGGAAGCAATTAGACAGGAATTGGTAGTCAAGTTGTGCGAACAAG gtGACCAGCCAGCACCACCCGTAGTGA CGTGTGAAGGGGCACAGGCAGACGTTATCTTTGTTGCAGATAGTTCTAGGAGTATTGGATCAGCAGCATTCAACGAACTGAAAAAGTTTGCTGTTGATGTGGTGAAGAGGTTCACAGTCAGTCTAAGTGATATACAAGTTGGCCTCATTATATTTGGAAACGATACCAACTTTGAATTTACATTAGGTTCGTACAGAGACCAGGACGAAGTACTTAAGGCTATATCTAACGTAAAGTACTTACGGGGAATGCAGTTGACGTACACAAACAAAGCTTTAAATCTACTGACCCAACAAGGTTTCTCTAACATGAATGGCGGACGTGGTGGAAAGATTCCTAAAATTGCAATTTTGATAACGGATGGCGAACCAACAGACATTGAAGCTACACGCATAGCAGCAGAGAAAGGAAAGAAAGAAGGGATCATTATTTTTGCAATAG gCGTTGGGCAGTACATTGATCAGACTGGATTAGACATCATGGCTTCCTCTCCGACTGAAACTCATTCTTTCGCAGTTGACAACTATGCAGCTTTATCATCTATTGAAGAATCCTTAGCAGAAAGGACGTGCACAG CGGCAAAGAAAACAACACAGGGATGA
- the LOC139527730 gene encoding collagen alpha-6(VI) chain-like isoform X2 encodes MRTVSRDCIMYILICIGLLMTTHVTLHKMCDSPVDIVFVLDTSASIGPINFAKQINFIHDVVDMLNIGPGTRQSRVAAVSFSSNVVFEFGFTDDQNKGDVLNAVDKINYVSGSSTRTYLGLEYVHKTVFATGNGERPGIANVVVVLTDGNTNPGHAPITGLEGKQLTQTEASDIRSLPAYVFAIGIGSGVDKTEINGIASTPSDTFSILVDSYDVLDTSVIKNTVLTRVCEVVPPPAPPAPTKPPQRDDPACFKKKADVFFIVDTSSSLNVFENVKKELNFVGDVIEAFDVGSDQVRVGMMTFSNDPEMLFQLVDFKTKEEIAKVLMEMNANDWKGGNTFMDKALRLLMKEGLSTSHGSRYGVPQIAVIITDGRATDRKEFEKAVNELRQTNYLVFAIGVGPKRDPVELKKIASDSSRVFEVENVQSLEAIRQELVVKLCEQGDQPAPPVVTCEGAQADVIFVADSSRSIGSAAFNELKKFAVDVVKRFTVSLSDIQVGLIIFGNDTNFEFTLGSYRDQDEVLKAISNVKYLRGMQLTYTNKALNLLTQQGFSNMNGGRGGKIPKIAILITDGEPTDIEATRIAAEKGKKEGIIIFAIGVGQYIDQTGLDIMASSPTETHSFAVDNYAALSSIEESLAERTCTAAKKTTQG; translated from the exons ATGCGCACAGTATCCAGAGACTGCATAATGTATATCCTAATATGCATTGGTCTTCTTATGACGACTCATGTAA CCCTACATAAGATGTGTGATTCTCCTGTAGATATTGTGTTTGTACTTGACACGTCCGCCAGCATAGGGCCAATTAATTTTGCCAAACAAATCAACTTTATACACGATGTTGTTGATATGTTAAACATCGGACCCGGGACAAGACAGAGTCGAGTAGCTGCTGTTTCGTTCAGTAGCAATGTGGTATTCGAGTTCGGCTTCACTGATGACCAGAATAAAGGGGATGTCCTGAATGCCGTTGACAAAATAAATTATGTATCCGGATCGTCGACTAGAACCTACTTGGGCTTGGAATACGTCCATAAAACAGTTTTTGCAACTGGTAATGGCGAGAGGCCCGGCATAGCGAATGTTGTAGTAGTCCTAACTGACGGCAACACAAACCCTGGCCATGCTCCAATAACTGGTCTGGAAGGGAAACAACTAACTCAAACTGAAGCGTCTGATATAAGAAGCCTACCAGCGTACGTTTTTGCCATAGGAATTGGAAGTGGGGTGGATAAAACCGAGATAAACGGGATAGCATCCACACCATCGGACACATTCAGTATTTTAGTTGATTCCTATGACGTCCTCGATACATCAGTTATCAAGAACACAGTTTTAACCAGGGTTTGTGAAG ttgtACCTCCACCTGCTCCACCAGCTCCAACAAAGCCACCACAGAGAGACGACCCAG CATGCTTCAAGAAAAAAGCTGATGTATTTTTCATTGTTGATACATCATCCAGTCTGAACgtatttgaaaatgttaaaaaggaaCTTAATTTTGTGGGAGATGTAATAGAAGCTTTTGACGTTGGATCTGATCAGGTGAGGGTAGGAATGATGACCTTTAGTAATGACCCGGAAATGTTATTCCAATTAGTTGATTTCAAAACAAAAGAGGAAATCGCTAAAGTACTAATGGAGATGAATGCCAATGATTGGAAGGGAGGTAATACGTTTATGGATAAAGCTTTAAGGCTTTTAATGAAAGAAGGACTATCAACGTCACATGGCAGCCGTTATGGTGTTCCACAGATAGCCGTAATAATCACTGACGGGAGAGCGACAGATCGAAAGGAGTTTGAAAAGGCAGTCAATGAGTTACGGCAAACAAATTATTTAGTATTTGCCATAG GTGTTGGACCTAAACGTGATCCTGTTGAGTTGAAGAAAATTGCGTCTGACTCATCACGTGTTTTTGAAGTAGAAAATGTACAAAGTTTGGAAGCAATTAGACAGGAATTGGTAGTCAAGTTGTGCGAACAAG gtGACCAGCCAGCACCACCCGTAGTGA CGTGTGAAGGGGCACAGGCAGACGTTATCTTTGTTGCAGATAGTTCTAGGAGTATTGGATCAGCAGCATTCAACGAACTGAAAAAGTTTGCTGTTGATGTGGTGAAGAGGTTCACAGTCAGTCTAAGTGATATACAAGTTGGCCTCATTATATTTGGAAACGATACCAACTTTGAATTTACATTAGGTTCGTACAGAGACCAGGACGAAGTACTTAAGGCTATATCTAACGTAAAGTACTTACGGGGAATGCAGTTGACGTACACAAACAAAGCTTTAAATCTACTGACCCAACAAGGTTTCTCTAACATGAATGGCGGACGTGGTGGAAAGATTCCTAAAATTGCAATTTTGATAACGGATGGCGAACCAACAGACATTGAAGCTACACGCATAGCAGCAGAGAAAGGAAAGAAAGAAGGGATCATTATTTTTGCAATAG gCGTTGGGCAGTACATTGATCAGACTGGATTAGACATCATGGCTTCCTCTCCGACTGAAACTCATTCTTTCGCAGTTGACAACTATGCAGCTTTATCATCTATTGAAGAATCCTTAGCAGAAAGGACGTGCACAG CGGCAAAGAAAACAACACAGGGATGA